GTGGTCATGACGGCGATCATCATCTTCTTCCCCGTTGCCTCCGCTTTCACTGACGGCCTCAACCGCACCGATCGCGCCATCCTCGACGCCGCCTCGCTGACTGAAGCGAGCCACTGGCAGATCCTCACGAGGTTGCGCGTGCCGCTGGCGCTGCCATCGCTCATTTCCGGCCTGAGGGTGGCGGCGCCGCTCGCCCCGCTTGGCGCCGTCATCGGCGAATGGGTGGGCGCATCGGCCGGGCTCGGGTTTGTGATGATCCAGTCCAATGCCCGCATGCAGACCGACACCATGTTCGCCGCGATGGTCATTCTCGCCATCATGGCGGTGCTGCTGCGGCTCATCGTCGACCGGGCGACCGCCAATCTGGCCCCCTGGGCCAAGGAAACAGAACACACCATTCCTTTCAGATCTTTACGGAGACTTTCGGCACCATGAAACGAACTCTTCTTTCCCTCGTCGTCGCGGCAGCAAGCGTGCTTTCACCGATGCAATCGCATGCGGCAGACAAGCTGACCGTGTTGCTCGAATGGTTCGTGAACCCCGATCATGCGCCGATGGTGATCGCCAAGGAACGCGGCCTGTTTGCCGATGCGGGGCTCGAGGTGGAACTGGTTCCGCCCGCAGACCCCTCCGCCGTGCCGCGTCTCGTCTCGGCGAAACAGGCCGATATCGGCGTGCACTACCAGCCGAACCTCTATCTCGATCACGATGCCGGTCTGCCGCTTGTGCGTTTCGGCACGCTGGTCGAAACCCCGCTCAACACTGTCACCGTTCTGGCCGATGGCCCGATCAAGAGCCTAAAGGACCTGAAGGGCAAGAAGGTCGGCTTTTCCGTTTCCGGCTTCGAGGATGCCATGCTGAAACGCATGCTGGAAAAGGACGGCCTGACGAAGGATGATGTCGAACTCATCAACGTCAATTTCTCGCTCTCGCCGTCGCTGATCGCCGGTAAGGTCGATGCAACGCTCGGCGGCTTCCGCAATTTCGAGCTGACGCAGATGAAGCTCGAGGGACATGACGGCCGCTCCTTCTTCCCGGAGGAACACGGCGTGCCGGCCTATGACGAGCTGATCTTCGTCACGCACCGCGATCTCGCAAAGGACAGCCGCCTGCCGCGTTTCCTCTCCGCCGTGGAACAGGCCGCAATCTTCATTACCAATCATCCTCAGGAATCCTGGCAGCTTTTCATCAAGGCCTATCCGAATCTTGACGATGCGCTGAACAAGCAGGCTTTCTTCGACACGCTGCCGCGTTTCGCCAAACGCCCGGCCGCACTCGACCGCGCGCGCTACGCCCGTTTCGGCGCTTTCATGCAGGAGATGCAGCTCATCAAGCAGGCGCCAGCGGCGGACGACATCGCCGTGGAGCTGCAGCAGCCATGACCACGACTTTTCCGACAGCGGCAAAGGCCGCCGAGATTCTGGAGCGGGTGCGGCAAACGCGCCCGCGCGTGCATTGCCTGATGAACACCGTGGTGCAGAAATTCACCGCGGATGGCATCACTGTCGTTGGCGGTATTCCTTCCATGACCACCTCGCTCGAGGAAATCGAGAGCTTCGTCACCAAGGCGGATGCGCTGACCGTCAATCTCGGCACACTGGATGCCGAGCGGCGCAAGGTCATCCGGCTGGCGATCGAAATCGCCAATGCATCCGGCAAGCCATGGATCGTCGACCCCGTGCATTGCGATTATTCGCCGTCGCGGCTGGAATTCGCGCGCGAACTGATTGCACTTTCCCCGACGATCGTGCGTGGCAATCACGCCGAGATGAGCCTGATCGGCGATGTGCCTGGCGTGGTGAGGATCGAGACCGGGCCTGTGGATCATCTCGGTGACACGACCCGCAGCGTCAGGATCGTCAACGGTCATCCGTGGATGGCGAAGGTGACCGGAACGGGGTGCCTTTCGGGCGGCGTCATCGCCGCCTTCATGGCGGTGGAAAAGGACGCACTGACGGCGGCCGCCTCCGCCCTTGCCGTCACCGGCGTTTCCGCCGAACTCGCAGCCAAGCACGCCAGAGGCCCCGGCACCTTCGAACCGGCGTTTCTGGATGCGCTTTCCGAAATTTCCGGTGAGGAGATCACAAATCACGCGAGGATAGAGCATGAACAAGGTTGATTACCGCCTCAACGCGCTGGTCGATGCGAGCCTTGGCGATGTCGCGCCGCTGCCGGAGCTTGCTCTCGCCGCCGCGCTGAACGGCGCGACCATTCTGCAATATCGCGACAAGCACGGCTCGACGCGCGAGATGATCGAAAACGCCCGCGCCATTCATGAGGCCATCGCCGGCACCGGCGTACCGCTGGTCATCAACGACCGGGTGGATGTGGCGCTCGCCTCGGGCGCGGACGGGGTGCATCTTGGCGCCGACGACATGGACGCCAAAACCGCAAGGCGCATTCTCGGCGAAAAGGCGATCATCGGCCTCACCGTCAAGAACCGCCCCGATGCAGAACGGGCGGCCTCCATGCCCGTCGACTACGCCTGCATCGGCGGCGTGTTCGAAACCGTTTCCAAGGTCAATCCGGACAAGCCGGTGAGTATCGACGGTTTTACCACGCTGCGCGCCCTGCTGAAGGAGTGGAAGCCGCATATGCCGGTCGGCGCTATCGCCGGCATAGATCTTGCCCGCGTGCCTTCAGTCATTGCCGCCGGCGCGGACGGCGTGGCGGTCATTTCCGCCATTTTCCGTGCGGGGGATATTGCCAGCGCAACCAAGGACTTCCGCTCCAAGATTGACGCGGCGCTGAAAGCGAGACAGCCATGACATCAATTGCATTGACCATTGCCGGTTCCGACAGCGGCGGCGGCGCGGGCATCCAGGCAGACATCAAGACCTTCTCCGCACTCGGCGCCTATGCCGCCAGCGTCATCACCGCCATCACCGCCCAGAACACCAAGGGCGTGACGGCGGTGGAGGATATTTCGGTCGACACCATTATCGCGCAGATGGATGCGGTATTCTCCGATCTCGCCGTCGATGCGGTGAAGATCGGCATGGTCTCGCGGATCGAAACCATTGCCGCCATCGCGGAACGGCTTCGGCGGCAATCGCAGCCGGTGGTGCTGGACCCGGTCATGGTCGCGACCTCCGGTGACAGACTGCTGCATGAAGACGCCATCGAGACATTGCGGCGCGACTTGCTGCCGCTCGCCACCATCGTCACGCCGAACCTGCCGGAAGCGGCGCTGCTGACCGGGACTTCGATTGCGAAGACGGAGACAGAGATCGTCCGCCAGGCCGAGCTGATCCTGAAGGCGGGCGCGAAAGCCGTGCTCATCAAGGGCGGCCATGGCGACGGACCTGAGAGCACGGATTACCTGTTTGCGGATGGCGCCATGCAGGCGCTTTCCGCGGCACGGGTGGAGACGAAGAACGACCACGGCACCGGCTGCACATTGGCGGCGGCGATTACGGCTCATCTTGCAAAGGGTTGTGAGTTGCGAGAGGCGGTGGGGCTTTCGAAGGACTATCTGAATGGGGCGCTCGATGCCGGGCGGGGCCTTGCCGTTGGGCATGGGCGGGGGCCGGTGCATCATTTTTATCGGTGGTGGGGGTGACGACGAGAGGGCAGAGTTTGCCGCTTTACCCCCCTCTGTCCTGCCGGACATCTCCCCCTCAAGGGGGGAGATCGACAAGTGGCTTACTCACCCCATTCCAGTAAGCCGCGGTATCGATATTGAGACGGTTACGAGGGAACGAGCGGGCGCTCCATCCGATCTCCCCCCTTGAGGGGGAGATGTCCGGCAGGACAGAGGGGGGGTAGCCGCGAACTCCGACGCTACCTCGCCTTCGGCGTCGCCAACACATTCCGGATCGCAAAACTCGAATGAATGCGCGAAACCCCCGGCAGCTTCGACAGAATCTCCTTATGAATCCGCTCGAAATCCCCGGCACTTTCCGCCTCGCAGCGCAGGAAATAATCCGAACCGCCCGTCATCAGATAACATTCGCGGATTTCCGGATATCGTCGCACCGCATTTTCAAAACGGTTGAGAAAATCCTCCGTCTGGCGATCGAGCGTGATCTGCACGATAACCGAAATCACCTCGCCGCCAGCAAGGCCGCTCGTCAGCGCCGTGTAACCGCGAATGATCCCTTCCCGCTCGAGAATATCGACCCGGCGAAGGCAGGCGGATGCGGAAAGCCCGACTTCTGCTGCCAGCTTCGCATTGCTGATACGGGCATTGAGCCGAAGCAGGCGGATGATGTAGCGGTCGGTCGCATCGAGTGACGACATAGAAGATTCCAATTGGCAAAAGAAAATTGCGTGGCTGCCAATTCTATCGCATTTTCTTCGAACAATCGCCAAGAAATTCGACAATCGTTGCAATACCCTCATGGGATAAAAATGAGGGTGAACGACCATGGACATGCAGATCAGCCGCCAGCAGGCCGCCGGTGGTGCAAGCGGCCATTTGACCATCGATCTCGGCGCATTGCGCGACAATTATCTGACCCTTGCGACCATGGCGCCCGCATCGCAGACGGCAGCGGTCGTGAAGGCCGATGCATATGGTCTCGGCGCCGATATCGTCTCACAGGTGCTGTTCGAGGCGGGTTGCCGCAATTTCTTCGTTGCCCATATCGATGAAGCGTTGGCGTTGCGACTGCGGCTTTCGGCAGAAGCGCGGATTTTCGTCCTTAACGGTCTTCAGCCCGGCAATGAGACCTCCTGCGCCGCCATGGCCATCAACCCGGTTCTGAATTCGCTGGAGCAGATCGCCCAATGGTCGGCCCACGCCAAAAAGCTTGGCAAGACGCTGACCGCCGCCGTGCAGATCGATACCGGCATGTGCCGTCTCGGCCTTTCCCCTGAAGAGCTTGAAATCCTCGCCTCCCGGCCGCAATTGCTGGATGGTATCGACATTGCCTTCGTCATGAGCCACCTCGCCTGCGCCGATGAACCGGACCATGCCGCCAATGTCGTGCAGCTTGCGGTGATGCGCAAAGCCGCCATTGCCTTTCCTGAAGCGCCCGTCTGCTTTTCGAATTCCGGCGGCATCTTTCTGGGCAATGATTACCACAACCACCTGCTGCGCCCCGGCATCGCACTTTATGGCGGCGCGCCCTCCGTTACACGCCCCAACCCGATGAAGCCGGTCGTTCGCCTCGATCTCGCCGTCATCCAGACCCGCACCGTTCCAGCCGGTTCGCTGGTCGGTTACGGCGGCTCCTTCGAAGCGGCCGGGCCCACGCGTCTGGCAACCATCGCCGCCGGTTACGCTGACGGCCTGCCGCGCTCGCTCAGCAATCGCGGCGCGGCATGGTATAACGGCGTCCGCCTGCCGATTGCGGGCCGCGTTTCGATGGACAGCATCATTCTCGATATATCCGCCCTGCCCGAGGGAACATTGACCCAGGGCAGCCTTGTGCAGATGATCGGGCCTGAGCAGACGCTGGAAGACATTGCCGAGGATGCCGGCACGATCGCCTATGAAATCTTGACCGGCCTCGGACGCCGTTATCGCCGTAGTTATATTCAGCCGGGAGAAACCCCGGCAGCCGCTTCAACATCAGTCAATCACAAGTGAGACGATCATGAACGTCACTATCCTCGGAGCCGGCGTTGTCGGCGTGACATCCGCCTGGTATCTGGCCAAAGCCGGACACAAGGTGACGGTGATCGACCGCCAGCCGGCCGCAGCGCTCGAAACCAGCTTCGCCAATGCCGGCGAGGTTTCCCCCGGTTATTCCTCGCCCTGGGCCGCCCCCGGCATTCCGGTCAAGGCGATGAAATGGCTGTTCATGAAACACGCGCCTCTCATCATCCGCCCGACAGCCGATCCGGCCGCATGGCGCTGGATGAGCCAGATGCTGCGCAACTGCACCTCGGCGCGTTACGCCATCAACAAGAGCCGCATGGTGCGCGTTGCCGAATATAGCCGCGATTGCCTGATGGCGCTGCGTGAAGAAACCGGCATCGAATATGACCAGCGCATGCAGGGCACACTGGAGGTGTTCCGCACCCAGAAGCAGTTCGATGCCATCGGCAAGGATGTCGACGTGCTGACGGCGGGCGGCGTGCCTTTCGAGATTCTCGACCGCGACGGCTGCGCCGCCATCGAACCCGGTCTTTCCCCTTCGAAGGAAAAGATCGTCGGCGGCCTGCGCCTGCCCGGCGACGAGACCGGCGACTGCTTCATGTTCACGACAGAACTTGCCCGCATGGCCGAAGGGGCGGGCGTCACGTTCCTTTACGATACCGGCATCATGCGCCCCGTCGTCGAGGCAGGACGCGTCAAGGCTGTGGAGACCACCCGCGGGCTGGTGGAGGCCGATATTTTCGTGGCGGCACTGGGCAGCTATTCGCCGCAGTTCCTGCGCCAGCTTGGCCTTACCCTGCCGGTTTACCCGGTCAAGGGTTACTCCATCACGGTTCCGATCGTGAAAGAGGAGCGCGCACCCGTTTCCACGGTCATGGACGAGACGTTCAAGGTGGCGATTACCCGGCTCGGCTCACGCATTCGCGCCGGCGGCATGGCTGAGATCGCCGGTTTCAGCAAGGATTTGCCCGCGGCCCGGCAGGAAACGCTGGCCCATTCGGTGGAAGACCTGTTCGGCGGCGCGGGGGATCAGACCCAGGCGAAATTCTGGTGCGGCCTGCGCCCGATGACGCCGGATGGCACGCCTGTCATCGGCGCCACCCGCTACAGCAATCTTTATCTCAACACCGGCCACGGCACGCTCGGCTGGACCATGTCCTGCGGCTCCGCCCGGGTGCTTGCCGATCTCATCAGCGGCAACAAGCCGGAGATCGACACGCACGATCTGGCGATCAGCCGTTACGCCGCCTGAGATCCGGCAGGTCGCCTATCCCCGTCTGGACGGCGGGGATGGCAGCCGCTCAAAGCGCGAGCGCATCCTTCAGCGCCAGACCTTCCTTCATGCGAAGGTCGAGATCGGCCTCGATGTGATCGAGGTGCTGCAGCATCAGCGCACGGGCCTTTGCCGCATCCTTCGCCTCAAGGGCATCCAGCAGATCGGCATGGTCATTGTGGCCGCAGCTTGAAACACCCGAGCGGCCATAGAGCGCTATCACCAGCGACGAGCGGGCAACCAGCTCGTCCATGAATTTCTCGAGGATAGCATTGCCGGCAAGCGCAGCCAGCATCAGGTGGAAATCGCCGGATGCCTTGATTTCCGCGCGTCTGGCGGTCGGGCCGCGCTCATGCTGGTGGCGGCTTTCCTGAACCAGATGCTCTCTCAGCTGCTTTGCCGCCGCAGGCGTGATCTTTTCGATTGCGGCATCGAGAACGCCGGGCTCGATCAGCCGGCGCGAAGCAAAAACCTGCCGCGCTTCGTCGGGTGTGGGATTGGAGACGAAAGCGCCGCGGTTGCGCTCAGCCTTGACCAGCCCTTCGTAAGCCAGCATCTGCAATGCCGCCCGCACCACGGTGCGGCTGACGTCGAACAGCGTTCCCACTTCCGATTCCGACAGCTTCGTTCCCGGTGCAAGCCGTCTGTCGACAATGGCGTCGCGCAGCGTATCTCGAATGGCCTGGGCACGGTCTTCGTGGGATGAATCGGAATTGACGGTTATATGGGCAAGGCTCATGGACGTGTCCTGTTTGAACTTGAGTTCTAGCGCGAAGCGCGGCCTGCGCAAACAGGAATTGCGAGCTGCCCCCAGCCCGCCACAATTCATTCAGCGCCCGTTCAGCAGACGGGCTATATTTCTTTAACCATCGAATTTGCAACTGGCAGCGCCCTGCCACCTGGATGGAAGAACACACCATGTCGTCCTTTGCAGCTAAAACCGTTCTGGCTGTCGCCGTCGCCGCCGCCACCATTGTGCCCTTCAACAGCGCCTCCGCCGGCGACTGGGACCGCCGCGACCGTCGCGATGCTGCCATTCTGGGTGGTGTGCTCGGTCTTGCCGCCGGTGTCGCCGTCGGTTCCGCCATGTCCCGCCCGGCGCCAGCCTACGATGAGCGCGTCTATGTCGATGAGCCGAGCTATGTCTATGAAGAGCCGGATTACCGTTATTACCGCGCAGCACCGCAGCCGGTTTACCGCCCCGCACCGGTCTATCGCGCCCAGCCGGTTTACGACAGCCGCCCGGTCTACAACCAGCGCCGCACCTATCGTACCATCGAGCCCTGGACCAACGCCTGGTACGACTATTGCTCGCAGCGTTACCGGAGCTTCAACACCCGCACCGGCACTTATACGGATTACGACGGCCAGCGCCATTTCTGCGTAGCAGGCTGATTGGGAACACGGTTATTACCGCTATTGTCAGGCCGCGGATGGAAACGTCCGCGGCTTTTCCATCCGCGCTTCGCGCCGTCTTACGCCGTGCCGCTTCTCACATAATCCGCCCGGTTGATGCCATGGCGTTGCAGCTTGTCGTAAAAGGTCTTGCGGGCAATGCCGAGCGTCGCGATCGTTTCCGCCACGTCGCCATTCGATTGTTCCAGCGTTTCGCGGATGATGCGCGCCTCGATCTCGTCCATGCGCTCCGGCAGGGTTCCGGAAACGGGGATTGTGGATTGCAACGCGGGCGCGGGCGCCGTTTCCGTCTCCAACCCCAGCACCACCCTCTCGGCGAAATGCCCGAGTTCGCGCACATTGCCCGGCCAGTCGTGGTCGTTAAGGCGGCGGGAAATGCCGGCGCTGATCTGCGGCACCGGCATGTTGAAACGGTTGGCCGCCTTGGTGACGAAATGGGAAAACAAGAGCGGAATATCCGCCTTGCGTTCGCGCAGCGGCGGAATGGACAGCGTCACCACATTCAGCCTGTAATAGAGGTCCTCGCGAAACGTGCCGCGTTCGGCAGGATCGCCAAGATCGACCTTGGCCGCCGCCACCACGCGAATATCGACCGGGCGCTCCTCGTTTGAACCAAGCGGCGAGACCTCGCGCATTTCCAGAACGCGCAGCATCTTCACCTGTACGGCAAGCGGCATGCTTTCGATTTCGTCCAGAAACAACGTACCGCCGCTGGAATGTTCGATGCGGCCCACGCGCTTCTTCTGCGCGCCAGTGAAAGCCCCCGGCTCATGGCCGAAAAGCTCGCTTTCGATCACCGTTTCCGGCAGCGCACCGCAATTCAGCGCCACGAAATTGCCCTTTGAGCGTTTCTTGCTCCAGCGATGAAGCGCCGTTGCCACCACTTCCTTGCCGCTGCCCGTCTCGCCCGCCACCAGCACATCCACATCCGTATCGGCAATGTGCCTGAGCGTGGTGCGCAGGCGCTCCATGGCGGGCGTCTGGCCGATCAGTGGCAAATCATCCTCCGCCTGCCCCGCCGCCCGGCGAAGCGCCCGGTTTTCCAGCACGAGGCGGCGTTTTTCCAGCGCCCGGCGGGCGCTTTCCACCATGCGTTCGGCGGGAAATGGCTTGGCGATGAAATCATAGGCGCCATTGTGAAGCGCATCGACCGCCATCGGCACATCGCCATGGCCGGTGATGAGAATGACCGGAAGATCGGCATCGATCTTGCGGACATGGTCGAAAAATTCGAGCCCGGTCATGCCGGGCATGCGTACATCGGTGATGACGACGCCGTCAAAATCCTCGTTCAGGGCCGCCAGCGCCTGCTCGGCACGGGAAAAGGAGGTGACCGGCAGTCCATCGAGTTCCAGCGTCTGCACCATCGCCTTGCGCAGCTGAGAGTCGTCGTCCACCAGGAATATGGTTCCATCCACCGTCATGTCATGCTCGCTTCAGATATACGGAAAAAGAGGTGCCCACCGGGCCGCTCACCACCTCGATACGCCCGCCATAGTCCGAAGCAATATCGTTTGATATGACGAGGCCAAGGCCAAGGCCGCTTTCCTTGGAGGTATTGAAGGGTGAAAAAAGCTGGGCGCGGATGGCCTCGGGAATGCCCGTGCCATTGTCGCTGACGGAAAGCACGACCATGTCGCCTTCATCGCGCACGCGCACCTCGACGCGGGCGGCGTCAATTGCTTCAGTGGCTTCCAGCGCGTTTTGCAGAAGATTGATGAGGATCTGCTCCAGCCGGATACGGCTGCCGAGCACTTTCAGATCCTGATCCGGCAACACGATATCCAGCGCATCCATCTGCCCGGAGAAGCGGCTGCGCAACAGCATGACCGCACCTTCGATAACCAGTCGAACACTGACAGGCTCGGCGGCGGTGCGGCCCTTACGGGCCAATATCTTCAGGTCGCCGGTAATCGTGCCGATACGCTCGGTCAGCGCCGCGATGTTTTCGAGATTTTCAGTGGCCTCGGACATGCGGTCGCGCTTCAGTAGCGTGCGGGCATTGTCGGCAAAGGCGCGGATGGTCGCGACCGGCTGGTTGATTTCGTGCGCCACGCCCGCCGCCACCTGCCCCAGAATGGAAAGGCGGTTGGCCTGCACCAATTCGTGCTGCACATTGCGCAACTCGCCCGAGGTCTTTTCATGCAGGGCGATTTCGGCCTGCAGATGATCGCGGGTCTTCGTCAGGTCGCGGGTCCGCTCCTGCACCTTCATTTCCAGCTCGGCGCGGGCGCGCTGCTCCTCTTCCTTTTCCTTGAGTGCCTTGTGCCTGCGCCAGAGCCA
This portion of the Agrobacterium tumefaciens genome encodes:
- a CDS encoding sigma-54-dependent Fis family transcriptional regulator, with amino-acid sequence MTVDGTIFLVDDDSQLRKAMVQTLELDGLPVTSFSRAEQALAALNEDFDGVVITDVRMPGMTGLEFFDHVRKIDADLPVILITGHGDVPMAVDALHNGAYDFIAKPFPAERMVESARRALEKRRLVLENRALRRAAGQAEDDLPLIGQTPAMERLRTTLRHIADTDVDVLVAGETGSGKEVVATALHRWSKKRSKGNFVALNCGALPETVIESELFGHEPGAFTGAQKKRVGRIEHSSGGTLFLDEIESMPLAVQVKMLRVLEMREVSPLGSNEERPVDIRVVAAAKVDLGDPAERGTFREDLYYRLNVVTLSIPPLRERKADIPLLFSHFVTKAANRFNMPVPQISAGISRRLNDHDWPGNVRELGHFAERVVLGLETETAPAPALQSTIPVSGTLPERMDEIEARIIRETLEQSNGDVAETIATLGIARKTFYDKLQRHGINRADYVRSGTA
- the thiE gene encoding thiamine phosphate synthase, coding for MNKVDYRLNALVDASLGDVAPLPELALAAALNGATILQYRDKHGSTREMIENARAIHEAIAGTGVPLVINDRVDVALASGADGVHLGADDMDAKTARRILGEKAIIGLTVKNRPDAERAASMPVDYACIGGVFETVSKVNPDKPVSIDGFTTLRALLKEWKPHMPVGAIAGIDLARVPSVIAAGADGVAVISAIFRAGDIASATKDFRSKIDAALKARQP
- a CDS encoding ABC transporter substrate-binding protein, coding for MKRTLLSLVVAAASVLSPMQSHAADKLTVLLEWFVNPDHAPMVIAKERGLFADAGLEVELVPPADPSAVPRLVSAKQADIGVHYQPNLYLDHDAGLPLVRFGTLVETPLNTVTVLADGPIKSLKDLKGKKVGFSVSGFEDAMLKRMLEKDGLTKDDVELINVNFSLSPSLIAGKVDATLGGFRNFELTQMKLEGHDGRSFFPEEHGVPAYDELIFVTHRDLAKDSRLPRFLSAVEQAAIFITNHPQESWQLFIKAYPNLDDALNKQAFFDTLPRFAKRPAALDRARYARFGAFMQEMQLIKQAPAADDIAVELQQP
- a CDS encoding Lrp/AsnC family transcriptional regulator produces the protein MSSLDATDRYIIRLLRLNARISNAKLAAEVGLSASACLRRVDILEREGIIRGYTALTSGLAGGEVISVIVQITLDRQTEDFLNRFENAVRRYPEIRECYLMTGGSDYFLRCEAESAGDFERIHKEILSKLPGVSRIHSSFAIRNVLATPKAR
- a CDS encoding GntR family transcriptional regulator; the protein is MSLAHITVNSDSSHEDRAQAIRDTLRDAIVDRRLAPGTKLSESEVGTLFDVSRTVVRAALQMLAYEGLVKAERNRGAFVSNPTPDEARQVFASRRLIEPGVLDAAIEKITPAAAKQLREHLVQESRHQHERGPTARRAEIKASGDFHLMLAALAGNAILEKFMDELVARSSLVIALYGRSGVSSCGHNDHADLLDALEAKDAAKARALMLQHLDHIEADLDLRMKEGLALKDALAL
- a CDS encoding ABC transporter permease, whose amino-acid sequence is MRATHALNGVGLLLVFWQAGTWLFSPPRYILPSPADVAGAFWRQPGFLFGQALVTLGEMALGLAAGIAAGILVAFTIAAIPRLGRLVWPMVLVLQAFPVFVLAPILVLWFGFGMASKVVMTAIIIFFPVASAFTDGLNRTDRAILDAASLTEASHWQILTRLRVPLALPSLISGLRVAAPLAPLGAVIGEWVGASAGLGFVMIQSNARMQTDTMFAAMVILAIMAVLLRLIVDRATANLAPWAKETEHTIPFRSLRRLSAP
- a CDS encoding D-amino acid dehydrogenase, with the translated sequence MNVTILGAGVVGVTSAWYLAKAGHKVTVIDRQPAAALETSFANAGEVSPGYSSPWAAPGIPVKAMKWLFMKHAPLIIRPTADPAAWRWMSQMLRNCTSARYAINKSRMVRVAEYSRDCLMALREETGIEYDQRMQGTLEVFRTQKQFDAIGKDVDVLTAGGVPFEILDRDGCAAIEPGLSPSKEKIVGGLRLPGDETGDCFMFTTELARMAEGAGVTFLYDTGIMRPVVEAGRVKAVETTRGLVEADIFVAALGSYSPQFLRQLGLTLPVYPVKGYSITVPIVKEERAPVSTVMDETFKVAITRLGSRIRAGGMAEIAGFSKDLPAARQETLAHSVEDLFGGAGDQTQAKFWCGLRPMTPDGTPVIGATRYSNLYLNTGHGTLGWTMSCGSARVLADLISGNKPEIDTHDLAISRYAA
- a CDS encoding hydroxyethylthiazole kinase, translating into MTTTFPTAAKAAEILERVRQTRPRVHCLMNTVVQKFTADGITVVGGIPSMTTSLEEIESFVTKADALTVNLGTLDAERRKVIRLAIEIANASGKPWIVDPVHCDYSPSRLEFARELIALSPTIVRGNHAEMSLIGDVPGVVRIETGPVDHLGDTTRSVRIVNGHPWMAKVTGTGCLSGGVIAAFMAVEKDALTAAASALAVTGVSAELAAKHARGPGTFEPAFLDALSEISGEEITNHARIEHEQG
- a CDS encoding BA14K family protein encodes the protein MSSFAAKTVLAVAVAAATIVPFNSASAGDWDRRDRRDAAILGGVLGLAAGVAVGSAMSRPAPAYDERVYVDEPSYVYEEPDYRYYRAAPQPVYRPAPVYRAQPVYDSRPVYNQRRTYRTIEPWTNAWYDYCSQRYRSFNTRTGTYTDYDGQRHFCVAG
- the thiD gene encoding bifunctional hydroxymethylpyrimidine kinase/phosphomethylpyrimidine kinase, translated to MTSIALTIAGSDSGGGAGIQADIKTFSALGAYAASVITAITAQNTKGVTAVEDISVDTIIAQMDAVFSDLAVDAVKIGMVSRIETIAAIAERLRRQSQPVVLDPVMVATSGDRLLHEDAIETLRRDLLPLATIVTPNLPEAALLTGTSIAKTETEIVRQAELILKAGAKAVLIKGGHGDGPESTDYLFADGAMQALSAARVETKNDHGTGCTLAAAITAHLAKGCELREAVGLSKDYLNGALDAGRGLAVGHGRGPVHHFYRWWG
- the alr gene encoding alanine racemase, whose protein sequence is MDMQISRQQAAGGASGHLTIDLGALRDNYLTLATMAPASQTAAVVKADAYGLGADIVSQVLFEAGCRNFFVAHIDEALALRLRLSAEARIFVLNGLQPGNETSCAAMAINPVLNSLEQIAQWSAHAKKLGKTLTAAVQIDTGMCRLGLSPEELEILASRPQLLDGIDIAFVMSHLACADEPDHAANVVQLAVMRKAAIAFPEAPVCFSNSGGIFLGNDYHNHLLRPGIALYGGAPSVTRPNPMKPVVRLDLAVIQTRTVPAGSLVGYGGSFEAAGPTRLATIAAGYADGLPRSLSNRGAAWYNGVRLPIAGRVSMDSIILDISALPEGTLTQGSLVQMIGPEQTLEDIAEDAGTIAYEILTGLGRRYRRSYIQPGETPAAASTSVNHK